From one Suricata suricatta isolate VVHF042 chromosome 8, meerkat_22Aug2017_6uvM2_HiC, whole genome shotgun sequence genomic stretch:
- the BAIAP3 gene encoding BAI1-associated protein 3 produces the protein MTTLLEIKSSVLRQVQVCPTFRRRTEAEPDAPSADPQEPAAGAWKPGDGVEFFAHMRLILKKGEGRQGLPCPEVLLRSGSPAPAEPVDPNRGLRPLTQEEVEMLYEEALYTVLYRAGTMGPDQVDDQETLLGYLQQLFGTSPEEHAEAIDHVKKAKAPTYALKVSVMRAKNLLAKDPNGFSDPYCMLGILPASGAPREPAPRTEQRFSFRKGSRRAGPLPAKCIQVTEVKSSTLNPVWKENFVFEIEDVSTDQLHLDIWDHDDDVSLVEACRKLNEVIGLKGMSRYFKQIVKSARANGTAGPTEDHTDDFLGCLNIPVREVPVAGEDRWFRLEPRSSASRVQGDCQLVLKLITTQRDTNMSQRGRSGFLSYMLLLSRLLQFEHRSEEPKASCWRGELSGPAATILCLHGAQNNLSALQLAVLHWQVSSRHHQTRTLDYGYLLGLLEDMQAHWEEASSLPQGQEESLADSLNAFSEFGLRLLRQLRDFFPATNSTAVYRLELLLKCLSKMQIFQPSFEVCSSQTELHADISAALKRGNREWYDRLLSSKSPREQPGPQRLAGLIELADAVYEDLQSCYGVYASLFHSITDIDFFTLTFRQLERLVAEEAWVLTEALSPKMTLEVASGLFELYVTLADIQRLWSSIPGRDSRSLALAGIHALFLPAVKLWLQVLRDQVRWRLQGAVDVDTLEPMDASSKHSSSAATASLCFSHIQELWARLAWPDPAQAQALGTQLSQDLCAATLFYTELLRKKVDAQPGTAGEAVSEQLCVVLNNVELLRKAAGQTLRGLAWPEATSGPEGVLPRPLLSCAQALDEDLQQEVHTVTAHLTSKMVADIRKYVQHISLSPDSIQNDEAVAPLMKYLDEKLALLNTSLVKGNLSRVLEALWELLLQAILRALGTNLDVSADFYGRFHFTLEALVNFFHAEGQGLPLECLKDGSYKRLEEELRLHQCSTRECIEQYYLDKLKQRSLEQNRFGRLSVRCHYEAAEQRLVVEVLHAADLPPLDANGLSDPFVIVELGPPHLFPLVRSQRTQVKNRTLHPVYDELFYFSVPAEACRRRGACVLFTVMDHDWLSTNDFAGEAALGLAGVGGIARPPVGGSARARQPITLHLRRPRAQVKSALRMLEGRTSKEAQEFVKRLKELEKCMEADP, from the exons ATGACGACCCTGCTGGAGATCAAGAGCAGCGTGCTCAGGCAGGTGCAGGTGTGCCCGACCTTCCGCCGGAGGACCGAGGCCGAGCCGGACGCCCCCAGCGCTGACCCCCAGGAGCCGGCCGCAGGGGCCTG GAAACCCGGGGACGGCGTGGAGTTCTTCGCCCACATGCGCCTCATTCTgaagaagggggagggcagacagggCCTGCCGTGCCCTGAG GTCCTCTTGCGCAGCGGTTCACCGGCCCCTGCTGAGCCTGTGGACCCCAACCGTGGCCTGAGACCTCTGACCCAGGAGGAG GTGGAGATGCTCTATGAGGAGGCCTTGTACACAGTCCTCTACCGGGCAGGGACCATGGGTCCTGACCAGGTGGATGACCAGGAGACCCTCCTGGGCTACCTGCAGCAG CTGTTTGGCACCAGCCCTGAGGAGCACGCCGAGGCCATTGACCATGTGAAGAAGGCCAAG GCCCCCACGTATGCCCTGAAAGTCTCTGTCATGCGTGCCAAGAACCTGCTGGCCAAAGACCCCAATG GCTTCAGTGACCCGTACTGCATGCTGGGCATCCTGCCCGCCTCGGGTGCCCCCCGGGAGCCCGCGCCGCGCACGGAGCAGCGCTTCAGCTTCCGAAAAGGCAGCAGGCGCGCGGGGCCGCTCCCGGCCAAGTGCATCCAGGTCACCGAGGTCAAGAGCAGCACCTTGAACCCTGTCTGGAAGGAGAACTTCGTCTT TGAGATCGAGGACGTCAGCACGGACCAGCTGCACCTGGACATCTG GGACCACGATGATGACGTGTCTCTGGTGGAAGCATGCAGGAAGCTGAATGAAGTCATCGGCCTGAAGGGCATGAGCAG GTATTTTAAACAGATTGTCAAGTCAGCCCGTGCCAATGGGACAGCGGGGCCCACGGAGGACCACACGGATGATTTCCTGGGGTGTCTCAACATACCCGTCCGG GAGGTGCCCGTGGCGGGTGAGGACCGTTGGTTCAGGCTGGAACCACGCTCCAGCGCCTCCCGTGTTCAGGGAGACTGCCAGCTGGTCCTCAAGCTGATCACCACACAG AGGGACACGAACATGAGCCAGCGCGGGCGGTCGGGCTTCCTGTCCTACATGCTGCTGCTCAGTCGTCTCCTGCAGTTCGAGCACCGATCCGAGGAG CCCAAGGCGAGCTGCTGGCGGGGAGAGCTCAGCGGGCCCGCGGCCACGATCCTCTGCCTGCACGGCGCGCAAAACAACCTGTCTGCGCTGCAGCTGGCGGTGCT GCACTGGCAGGTCAGCAGCCGCCACCATCAGACCCGGACCCTGGACTACGGCTAcctgctggggctgctggagGACATGCAGGCGCACTGGGAAGAGGCGTCTTCACTGCCCCAGGGGCAG GAGGAGAGCCTGGCCGACAGCCTCAATGCCTTCTCCGAGTTTGGGTTGCGACTGCTGCGCCAGCTTCGAGACTTCTTCCCAGCCACCAACAGCACTGCCGTCTACCGCCTGGAGCTGCTGCTCAA GTGTCTCAGCAAGATGCAGATCTTCCAGCCTTCCTTTGAGGTGTGCTCCTCCCAGACCGAGCTACACGCGGACATCTCTGCAGCTCTGAAG AGAGGCAACCGAGAATGGTATGACAGGCTCCTGAGCAGCAAGAGTCCTCGCGAGCAG CCAGGGCCGCAGCGCCTTGCCGGGCTGATCGAGCTGGCTGATGCCGTCTACGAAGACCTGCAGTCCTGCTACGGCGTCTACGCCAGCCTCTTCCACAG CATCACGGACATCGACTTCTTCACCCTCACCTTCCGGCAGCTGGAGCGTCTG GTGGCCGAGGAGGCATGGGTGCTGACAGAGGCGCTGAGCCCCAAGATGACCCTCGAGGTGGCCTCCGGGCTCTTCGAGCTGTACGTGACCCTGGCGGACATCCAGCGTCTCTGGAGCAGCATCCCCGGCCG CGACAGCCGCTCCCTCGCCCTGGCTGGCATCCATGCCCTGTTCCTGCCCGCCGTGAAGCTTTGGTTGCAGGTGCTGCGGGACCAGGTCAGGTGGAGACTTCAGGGAGCCGTGGATGTGGACACC CTGGAGCCCATGGACGCCTCCTCCAAGCACAGCAGCTCTGCGGCCACGGCCAGCCTCTGCTTCAGTCACATCCAGGAGCTGTGGGCCCGCCTGGCGTGGCCGGACcccgcccaggcccaggccctgggcaccCAGCTCAGCCAG GACCTATGTGCGGCCACCCTCTTCTACACGGAGCTGCTGCGGAAGAAGGTGGACGCGCAGCCCGGAACCGCGGGCGAGGCTGTGAGCGAGCAA CTCTGTGTGGTTCTCAACAACGTGGAGCTGCTACGCAAGGCCGCCGGGCAGACGCTGCGGGGTCTGGCCTGGCCGGAGGCGACCTCGGGGCCAGAGGGGGTGCTCCCGCGCCCTCTGCTCAGCTGTGCCCAGGCTCTGGACGAAGACCTGCAGCAGGAGGTCCACACCGTGACGGCGCACCTGACCTCCAAG ATGGTGGCTGACATCAGGAAGTACGTGCAGCACATCAGCCTGTCGCCTGACTCCATCCAGAACGATGAG GCCGTGGCCCCGCTCATGAAGTACCTGGACGAGAAGCTGGCCCTGCTGAACACCTCGCTGGTGAAGGGGAACCTGAGCAG GGTGCTGGAGGCCCTCTGGGAGCTGCTCCTGCAGGCCATCCTTCGGGCACTGGGTACAAACCTCGACGTCTCTGCTGATTTCTATGGCCGCTTCCACTTCACGCTGGAG gccctggtgAACTTTTTCCACGCGGAGGGTCAGGGTCTGCCCCTCGAGTGCCTGAAAGACGGAAGCTACAAG aggctggaggaggagctgcGTCTGCATCAGTGCTCCACCCGCGAGTGCATCGAGCAGTACTACCTGGACAAACTCAAGCAG AGGTCCCTGGAGCAGAACCGGTTCGGGCGCCTGAGCGTGCGCTGCCACTACGAGGCGGCCGAGCAGCGGCTGGTGGTGGAGGTGCTGCACGCCGCGGACCTGCCCCCGCTGGACGCCAACG GCCTCAGTGACCCGTTTGTGATCGTGGAGCTGGGCCCGCCACACCTCTTCCCGCTGGTCCGCAGCCAGAGGACCCAGGTCAAGAACCGGACGCTGCACCCCGTGTACGACGAGCTCTTCTACTT CTCGGTGCCGGCAGAGGCGTGCCGCCGCCGCGGTGCCTGCGTGCTGTTCACCGTCATGGACCACGACTGGCTGTCCACCAACGACTTCGCGGGCGAGGCGGCCCTCGGCCTGGCCGGCGTCGGTGGCATAGCACGGCCCCCGGTGGGAGGGAGCGCGCGAGCCAGGCAGCCCATCACCCTGCATCTGCGCCGACCCAGGGCCCAGG TGAAGTCGGCCCTCAGGATGCTGGAGGGCCGCACCAGCAAGGAGGCGCAGGAATTTGTCAAGAGACTCAAGGAGCTGGAGAAATGCATGGAGGCGGACCCCTga